The window CAGAAAAACTGACTCCCACTACCAGTAATTTAGCGGTTGAATTTGCTGATACTGCGGTGGATCTCGTTACCGAACAAGCCTATTTAGTTACCGCTCCTGAGACTATCCAATCGTTGCAAACTATTTCTCGGGCAGAATTATTACGACAAACTGCGGAAATTATAATTCGAGCTGTGCAACAGCAGGAGATTCATCCCTCAGAGATAGCGATTATTGCGCCTGGTTTAGATGAGATTGCCCGTTATAGTCTGATTGAAATCCTTTCTGCTCAAGGTATTCCTGTTACCCCTTTAAATGAACAGCGTCCAATTATCAGTTCTCCCTTAGTTAGAAGCTTACTAACTCTTCTGGGGCTAGTCTATACCGATTTAGGTCGTTTGGTCGATCGCGATTCCATTGCCGAGATGCTGACGGTATTTAGTCAAACTCAAGATAATCGAGCAATTTCTCAAATCGATCCTGTCAGGGCGGGATTAATTGCCGACTACTGCTACCATGTCGATCCCGAACGCCCTTATTTATCTCCCGTGGAAACTTTTCCCCGTTGGGATCGACTGGGACATCAAGCGACTAATGCTTATCAGGAAATTGTCAACTGGATTGAGGCAAGCAAACTTCGACAGCACAAACAAAGCTTTTTGACTCCCACGATTTTATTATCTGAAGCGATCGAACACTTTTTAGGGAATGGTTCAGCTTTAAGCAGCGACAGACTAGCAGTGCTGCGAGAATTAATGGAAACCGCCCAGCACTTTTGGGAAGTAGATCGTAGACTCAGACAAAATGAACCGAGTTTCCAAACCCAAGCTACTACCGTGGCTCAGTTTATCCAGTTACTGCGTCGTGGGACAATAACCGCCAATCCTCGACCAACACGTCAGTTTTCTCCCAAGGCAGGGGCTGTAACCCTCGCCACGGTTTTTCAATATCGCTCTTGGCGATCGTCTCATCGCTGGCAATTTTGGCTTGACGCCAGTTCTCCTCTCTGGTCACAAGGTGGTGCTGCTACTCTGTTTGCTGCGCCTCTATTCCTTAAACAATGGACAGGAAAAACCTGGATGCCCGAAGATGAATATGAAATGGACAAAGAACGTTTAGAGCGAATTTTAAGAGATGTTCTAGCTAGAGCCTCAGAAAAGATTTTTCTCTGTCATAGCGACTTAGGAGTCAACGGTACAGAACAAGCGGGAGCTTTATTGCCTTTAGTTCATGCAGCAACTCAATATGTAGCTCCAGTAAGCAGCACGCTCAAGCCACATTGAGATAATCGCTAGTCAATTTAACTTGCCGATCGCAACACTCTTGTGTAATCTATCGAATTAAACTCAGCACAATCGCTCGAAGCAAGTAAAATGAAAAAATTTTGGCATAAACATCAATCCTGGGCGCGAGTGGTCATTGTCTTGCTCATTTTGTTGAGCGTAATCATTAATGCCGTTGATGAAATTCAGTTACGTTCGGTAGAAGATGATGCCAGACATAATCTTGCCATGGCTTATAACAATTTTCAATATGGCGTTGTCTCCGATCTTAATCTAGACAGTCCTGATATTCCACCTACCTATCGACGAGAACCCTTCTATTCCTTAATCCTGACTGGAGTTTTACAGGCGATCGCCGATCCTCAAACTACTACTCACGACTGTTTGATCGAACCCGAACCTGCTTGTGTGCCTCTTCAGTTAAAACTACAGTGGTTTAATCTTCTTTGGTTACTCGCGCTCACCTTGACCACCTTTGCTGCTGGGCGAGTAATTCTTGGTGATGGCTTTGGTCCTTATTTTGCCAGTTTGTTGGTCGGTTTTGCCCCTGGCTTAACTGAAGCTATCAGCAATTTTTATACTGAATTAACTGCTGCCCTTCCCTTATTAATTTTGGCGACTTGCCTTTTTCTTTGCGTTACCCGTAGGCGATGGCAACTATATGCAATCGTTGCAGGCTGTGCTTTTGCTGCTTTGATGTTGACTAAAGCAGTCTTTTTGTATTTTGGAGTAATATTAGTCTTCGCTTTTGTAGCTTATGCTTGGCAACGTCATTCTTGGCAACCGTTAAAAATGGCAGCACTTATCCTGTTGGTTGCCTATGCGATCGCCGGTTTATGGATGACTCGCAACTATCTTAATTTTGGGGCAGCCAAAATTTCTGGCAGAGGAGGAGAAGTTTTAGCGATCCGCGCTCAGTTTTCGGAAATGAGTTGGACGGAATATGGCGCTGGCTGGTTCGCTTTTACGCCTGGGTATGGAGAGCCTTTATTACAACGTTTTTTTGCTCCTGAAGATTATGCCAGGTTTGATCGCGGTAACCCAGAAGGTTTTTATCGCAGTACTAAAAATCGGATCGAACAAATGCGTCCAGAAAACATTGCCGACAGGGATTATCAGCAACAAGAACTTGACGATAACCTCAAAGAAGAATCAATTGCCAAAATAAAGCAGAATTGGGTAAAGCATTTAGCCTTAACCGCAACCTTTGCCTATCGAGGTTCATTCATCAAGATGTTTGCTGAAAATAGCCTCGTCCCCGTGCGTTTGATTTATGTTATTTCTTTATTTGTGGTTTTATATCTGGCACTCAAATATCAAGATATTGGCATAGCTTTTTTTCTTCTACCATCGTTGTACAGTTATGCTATCTATGCGTTCGCTTCTCATTACATCCCCCGTTTCAGCGCCCCGTTAATTCCCTGTCTGGCGATCGCTTTTACTCTGCTTCTGGTAAGATTTAGCCATTTACTTCAAGCTAAAAAACGCCAGAAAAAATTAATCAAAACTTAGCAAAAGCTTAAAATTATAGTCATTCCCATTAATTTTCTCCTGGTAGCGATCAAAAATAAGCGCGCGGAAAGCGCGCATAACTTTGGCGAAATCTAAGTTGATACCTGAGCTTCTTGATAGGTAGAAAAGTCGGTATAACCTTCTGCATAAAATGAATACCAAACAGACACATCGGGATTAGGATTAAGTGACCAATTGTTAGCAAAGCGCTCAACTAAATCGGGATTACTAATAATTGGTCTACCAAAAGCAATTAAATCGGCATCGCCAGCAGCGATCGCCTTTTCAGCATCAGCGCGATCGTAACCACAATTGCCCATTAAAGTACCATCATATACTTGTTTAATTTCGGCTAGGGTCATTGGTTCTCCTAGTTCGTGGAAACCAAACTCCAAACCATCAACTACGTGTAGATAACCCAATCCATACTGGTTTAACTGTTGCACTACATAGGTAAAAGTTTCTCGAAAGTCGGGTGAACCCATATCATTGTAATTGCCGTTAGGTGAAAGTCTAACTCCCACTCTTCCTGCATCCCAGACAGTAAGAATAGATTCCACAATTTCTTTTAAAAACTGATAGCGATTGGCAATACTCCCACCATATTTATCGTTGCGATGATTGGTTTTGGACTGTAAAAATTCATCGATAATATAGCCGTTAGCACCGTGAATTTCAAC of the Coleofasciculaceae cyanobacterium genome contains:
- a CDS encoding recombinase family protein, whose protein sequence is MLILSLWITGATRTGKTSRLVAEFCSWVRMQLLKPKLKALPPNLTSAVLVFAANNQNRRELSDRLVLAVDGTYPVVCKTPVGFISDEVMLFFPLLFEELNLKAQFPLRLRPETEQELATQLWRNQPDWQDLCEFEPEYGLVRQTLDLMQLAGASGIPTEEISAILAQGLSGLNSSRDQSLLYQRMGELLWLWRSWCLDRGLLTYGLIYELYWRYLLPNPKYQQHLISRYQAIFADDLDDYPAIARDLFEVILDRGALGVFTYNLDGKIRLGLNADPDYLAGLAERCQTEKLTPTTSNLAVEFADTAVDLVTEQAYLVTAPETIQSLQTISRAELLRQTAEIIIRAVQQQEIHPSEIAIIAPGLDEIARYSLIEILSAQGIPVTPLNEQRPIISSPLVRSLLTLLGLVYTDLGRLVDRDSIAEMLTVFSQTQDNRAISQIDPVRAGLIADYCYHVDPERPYLSPVETFPRWDRLGHQATNAYQEIVNWIEASKLRQHKQSFLTPTILLSEAIEHFLGNGSALSSDRLAVLRELMETAQHFWEVDRRLRQNEPSFQTQATTVAQFIQLLRRGTITANPRPTRQFSPKAGAVTLATVFQYRSWRSSHRWQFWLDASSPLWSQGGAATLFAAPLFLKQWTGKTWMPEDEYEMDKERLERILRDVLARASEKIFLCHSDLGVNGTEQAGALLPLVHAATQYVAPVSSTLKPH
- a CDS encoding alkene reductase — encoded protein: MTTTNVPHLLSSFDLQGLTLKNRVVMAPLTRSRAGESRMPNALMAEYYAQRASVGLIITEGTTISQQANGWLHTPGIYTAQQTEAWKQIVDAVHAKGTPIFVQLWHTGRASHSSFQENNQLPVAPSAIRHQGDAVHTANGKQPHETPRALETDEVSQVVEDYRAAAANAKEAGFDGVEIHGANGYIIDEFLQSKTNHRNDKYGGSIANRYQFLKEIVESILTVWDAGRVGVRLSPNGNYNDMGSPDFRETFTYVVQQLNQYGLGYLHVVDGLEFGFHELGEPMTLAEIKQVYDGTLMGNCGYDRADAEKAIAAGDADLIAFGRPIISNPDLVERFANNWSLNPNPDVSVWYSFYAEGYTDFSTYQEAQVST